From Paenibacillus sp. PK3_47, the proteins below share one genomic window:
- a CDS encoding class I SAM-dependent methyltransferase, giving the protein MAKLNLEYSIGYDQYIDKEEDMLLAHYRGENQIENPRDTLFYLTTTERENILAWYPFENKEVLEIGSGCGCITGTLCDASRKVISVEQSQKRARITFERHKERENLEVFAGNIIDIPFEQKFDYIILIGVLEYSRRFFSEYPEDEFFLKTIRNLLKPEGILLIAIENRYGIKYFAGANEDHLGEPYVSLTGYSNMNVKTYGKQELEKLLSNSGFPKTNFYYPFPDYKLPSVIFSDKKLPSIAEASLLPIYTYGNPVNFSVQEAMAGIAENGQIDFFSNSFLVEAGTTESSFSDVTFAKFQPKRNEDYQIISIQREGGGIIKRPRSSKARIHLENYRKIHEKIDNAGIRICKVRKSLTNDEWHAEYIEGQSISDLVEMAGQKNGKDSVIEEIQSLVDYFYSLSEAVMLDQPIIEELKNVYSGETFVLKYGLMDLNASNLLFQREAGYIIIDQEWEESKQVPTDYAILNSIGYLYSTCPTVRGYYSITELLDRFGFSQEKIAVLEKVSDFYFKVKNQILDEEKNMIFERLSHYKISLNNESNLDAEFATLSAHAKRVEDELHHRNEQVGFLSENYNRVVAQIEQLEIQLHERNEQVAHLSENYNRVVKMIQDFQQNS; this is encoded by the coding sequence GTGGCTAAATTAAACTTGGAATATTCTATTGGATACGATCAGTATATAGACAAAGAAGAAGACATGCTTCTGGCTCATTACCGTGGCGAGAATCAAATCGAAAATCCACGAGATACTCTTTTTTACCTAACAACAACGGAAAGAGAGAATATTTTGGCTTGGTATCCATTCGAAAATAAGGAAGTTCTTGAGATTGGTTCGGGGTGTGGGTGTATTACTGGTACTCTTTGCGATGCTAGTAGAAAAGTTATTTCTGTAGAGCAGTCTCAAAAACGTGCACGAATTACTTTTGAACGACACAAAGAAAGAGAAAACCTTGAGGTGTTTGCTGGAAATATCATAGATATTCCATTTGAACAGAAATTTGATTATATAATCTTGATTGGGGTTCTAGAGTATTCAAGACGATTTTTTTCAGAATATCCGGAGGATGAATTTTTCTTAAAAACTATACGTAATTTGCTGAAACCGGAGGGCATCTTACTGATTGCCATTGAAAATCGTTATGGTATAAAATATTTTGCTGGAGCTAACGAAGATCACCTAGGTGAACCTTATGTATCACTGACAGGATACTCTAATATGAATGTGAAAACATATGGAAAACAAGAGCTGGAGAAATTGCTTAGTAACTCCGGCTTCCCAAAAACCAACTTTTATTATCCGTTTCCTGATTACAAGCTACCTTCAGTGATTTTTTCGGATAAAAAGCTTCCATCAATTGCGGAAGCTTCGCTTCTCCCTATCTATACCTATGGTAATCCTGTAAACTTCTCTGTTCAGGAAGCAATGGCTGGAATTGCCGAAAACGGACAAATTGACTTTTTTTCAAACAGCTTTCTGGTTGAGGCCGGAACAACTGAAAGCTCATTTTCAGATGTTACATTTGCTAAGTTTCAGCCGAAAAGAAATGAGGACTATCAAATTATTTCCATTCAAAGAGAAGGTGGGGGGATAATTAAACGCCCCAGAAGTTCGAAAGCGCGGATACATCTGGAAAACTACCGAAAAATACATGAAAAAATTGACAATGCAGGTATAAGGATTTGCAAAGTTCGAAAATCTTTAACGAATGATGAATGGCATGCTGAGTATATTGAGGGTCAGTCTATCTCTGATTTAGTGGAAATGGCAGGACAAAAAAATGGAAAAGACAGTGTAATAGAAGAGATTCAGAGTCTAGTGGATTATTTTTATAGTCTTAGCGAAGCTGTAATGTTAGATCAGCCTATAATTGAAGAATTAAAAAATGTGTATTCAGGCGAAACCTTTGTACTAAAGTATGGGCTTATGGATCTTAACGCAAGTAACCTCTTGTTCCAGAGAGAGGCTGGCTATATAATTATTGATCAAGAATGGGAAGAATCTAAGCAAGTTCCGACCGATTATGCAATTTTAAATTCTATAGGATACCTGTATTCGACGTGCCCTACAGTTCGTGGGTATTATTCAATAACCGAACTTTTAGATCGATTTGGGTTTTCACAAGAAAAAATAGCGGTTTTAGAAAAAGTATCTGATTTCTATTTTAAAGTAAAAAATCAAATACTGGACGAAGAAAAAAATATGATTTTTGAGCGACTTAGCCATTACAAGATTTCTCTGAATAATGAAAGCAATTTAGATGCTGAATTTGCTACACTTTCTGCTCATGCAAAACGAGTCGAAGATGAGTTGCATCATCGAAATGAGCAAGTAGGATTTTTAAGTGAGAATTACAACAGGGTTGTAGCACAAATAGAGCAATTAGAAATACAGCTTCATGAGAGAAATGAGCAAGTCGCTCATTTGAGTGAAAACTACAACCGGGTTGTAAAAATGATTCAGGATTTCCAGCAGAACAGCTGA
- a CDS encoding glycosyltransferase 61 family protein, producing MVGDLQFLNQETVAQYQSMMEHNFLWPNWEPTVECIDNGIIVPAEAFNDELGNYKYRGGVLDAEGEFVKSSGLYKGLDFGKELLSMAECPVINPDDCLYIDEEVVYYGFFIYHWGHFLFESTNRLWYYLQGDFKARGTRLAGIYLNKKPDGNFQSFHELLGIEQDDLMFLNRPIRFKRVIVPKASCILGSTRDFYYSKEFLIPFNIIYDSITASPSKKIYLTRAELQMGNTIGEEAIEDNFRRNGFEIIAPENETLPRLVSLLKGAEVVAGLSGSNTHNFLFASGCKAVILNRMQGTNYPQEMVHQSRNIQAVYIDVYSTFLPVTHGNGPFLVTVNENLFNYQTIAGMFPYNFSSHISDDEIATFLKEWGRIYHGNESAATLLELYYNDMKKIIEQNYSFFLKNEQGIQNKVTKRKIHFLYWLHKYGLKKIHEMVNTDKSRLSDLNVIKYSYYFNERWYRKKYMINVKNVEPAEHYLYIGFKDGNDPSPRFSTDGYLNLYPDIREGTINPLWHYEKHGKYEGRQFVKKAKSNF from the coding sequence ATGGTGGGGGATTTGCAGTTCCTGAATCAAGAAACAGTTGCTCAGTACCAGTCAATGATGGAGCATAATTTCTTATGGCCGAACTGGGAGCCGACAGTCGAATGTATTGATAACGGTATAATTGTCCCGGCAGAAGCTTTTAATGATGAGTTAGGTAATTATAAATATCGTGGCGGGGTATTAGATGCTGAGGGTGAATTTGTTAAATCCTCAGGTTTATATAAGGGATTAGATTTTGGGAAAGAACTTTTGTCTATGGCGGAATGTCCAGTTATCAATCCGGATGACTGCTTGTATATTGATGAGGAAGTTGTATATTATGGTTTTTTTATTTATCATTGGGGGCATTTTTTGTTTGAGTCAACCAACCGATTATGGTACTACCTACAGGGGGATTTTAAAGCTCGAGGGACTAGGTTAGCAGGCATTTATCTGAACAAAAAGCCGGATGGGAATTTTCAGAGCTTTCATGAGCTGCTGGGAATTGAGCAGGATGATCTTATGTTTCTGAATCGTCCAATTAGGTTTAAGCGTGTAATTGTACCTAAAGCTTCCTGCATATTAGGAAGTACAAGGGATTTTTATTATTCGAAAGAGTTTTTAATTCCATTTAATATAATCTATGACTCCATCACTGCAAGCCCATCAAAAAAGATTTACCTCACCCGTGCTGAACTGCAGATGGGAAATACTATCGGCGAGGAAGCGATTGAGGATAATTTTAGAAGAAACGGTTTTGAAATCATAGCTCCAGAGAATGAGACATTGCCAAGATTAGTATCTCTACTAAAAGGGGCAGAAGTAGTTGCTGGGCTAAGTGGGTCCAATACTCATAATTTTTTGTTTGCTTCTGGTTGTAAGGCAGTCATTCTTAATCGTATGCAAGGAACAAATTATCCACAAGAAATGGTTCATCAGTCCAGAAATATTCAAGCTGTTTATATAGATGTTTACTCTACGTTTTTACCGGTTACTCACGGTAATGGTCCATTCTTAGTAACAGTTAATGAAAATTTATTTAACTATCAAACTATTGCGGGGATGTTCCCGTATAATTTTTCTTCGCACATTTCTGATGATGAAATTGCGACTTTCTTAAAAGAATGGGGCAGAATATATCACGGAAATGAATCTGCTGCGACATTATTGGAATTATATTACAATGATATGAAAAAGATTATTGAACAAAACTATTCATTCTTTCTGAAAAATGAACAGGGAATCCAGAATAAAGTAACAAAAAGGAAAATTCACTTTTTATATTGGCTTCATAAGTATGGACTGAAGAAGATACACGAGATGGTTAACACGGACAAAAGTAGGCTGTCCGATTTGAATGTTATAAAATATTCATATTACTTTAATGAACGATGGTATCGGAAAAAATATATGATCAATGTGAAAAATGTTGAACCCGCTGAGCATTATCTATATATTGGCTTCAAAGATGGTAACGACCCATCTCCGCGTTTTTCTACTGATGGTTATTTAAACCTATATCCTGACATCCGCGAAGGCACAATCAATCCGCTCTGGCATTATGAGAAACATGGGAAATATGAAGGGCGCCAATTTGTCAAAAAAGCTAAAAGTAACTTTTAA
- a CDS encoding NAD-dependent epimerase/dehydratase family protein, translating to MKKYVILGGSGFIGRKLVSRLSKDNYVLVADLTCSPEYEGMKNVSFVKFNFTEEESFAPLLDETDTIVHLVSTLFAKDGTDNLASEVSANVISTIRLLEDMVGTKTNLLFLSSGGTVYGEGGELPAVEDDPKHSFCGYALTKTMIEDTLELYKNQHGLRYRTVRLSNPYGFMSNSNRMQGLIPILVDRVMQGEPVTIWGDGENIRDYIFIDDVLDALEAILNYEGDENIFNVGSGIGYSIHEILSFVINMLKPELPPAIQYSPSRKCDVIKNILNIEKVTACTGWKPKTGIEEGIELVIREFESRKRSSLSSLE from the coding sequence GTGAAAAAGTACGTAATTCTTGGTGGAAGTGGTTTTATTGGTCGGAAATTGGTCAGTAGATTAAGTAAAGATAATTATGTATTAGTGGCGGATTTAACTTGTAGTCCTGAATATGAGGGGATGAAGAATGTTTCTTTTGTGAAGTTTAATTTTACAGAAGAAGAAAGCTTTGCTCCGCTCTTAGATGAGACTGATACTATTGTTCATCTGGTAAGTACCTTGTTTGCTAAAGATGGTACTGATAATCTTGCATCTGAAGTGTCGGCTAATGTTATTTCAACAATTCGTCTTTTAGAAGATATGGTAGGAACTAAAACAAATCTTCTTTTCCTGTCTTCTGGGGGGACAGTTTACGGAGAAGGAGGGGAGCTTCCAGCTGTAGAAGATGACCCGAAACACTCTTTTTGCGGCTATGCCCTTACTAAGACAATGATCGAGGATACCTTAGAGTTATATAAAAATCAGCATGGACTGCGTTATCGGACTGTGCGTTTGAGCAACCCTTACGGGTTTATGAGTAATTCAAACCGCATGCAAGGTCTGATTCCTATTCTTGTAGATAGGGTTATGCAGGGTGAACCGGTTACTATATGGGGGGACGGTGAAAACATTCGGGACTATATTTTTATAGATGATGTACTTGATGCACTTGAAGCAATTTTAAACTATGAAGGAGACGAGAATATTTTTAATGTTGGCTCTGGAATAGGATACAGTATCCATGAAATTTTGAGTTTTGTAATAAATATGTTGAAGCCTGAATTGCCACCAGCTATTCAATATTCTCCATCTCGAAAATGTGATGTAATAAAAAATATTCTTAACATTGAAAAAGTTACTGCCTGCACAGGTTGGAAACCAAAAACCGGAATTGAAGAGGGGATAGAGTTGGTGATTCGTGAGTTTGAATCCAGAAAAAGATCTTCACTCTCTTCTTTGGAATAG
- a CDS encoding glycosyltransferase, whose translation MNKIGRFYRLLLKIFKVLFNKNRTKAALRKASAVLKRFGWVGLVKAIKNKASNRQLLEGLVDFGEEAMEELPYTGSEFVAGDNTGRKIFRQQQEEYPQGIIAQMAAALQKKIRFSIVILLERADVSLLRKTLKSIQAQVYGEWEIWVVDTGSKDRRSLNFLIGEAQRDNRINIIEQDGRQTDKVDAYNKVLNNASGEFVFFMHSGDQLTFDALYWAACNINENEGTKLLFSDECYINESSDIFRFFFKPAWSPMLMITSAYPGNFSVFEKKTLQECGGFNTDSYHSSIFETTLRLSKYKGDIQHVERILYLTYAMEKTMEARSRELASQANALSKHMSEMHYPAIVYERDGHNFISMSRSEAPLVSIIISTDHKATIMNRLLQLLRDTAYPNIEIIIVTNSGLTEQIGQLLTGLGERLVLCPYDGTYNVSRKYNLGAQRASGEYLVFLRDNMYVAQRDWLNHLLNTLDYPGVGAVSPTVINPEGRIVYAGGTIGQQSGELFWSGFAGQSFYTKDERELTIHMGREVHALSSFCFSVRKDVFFQVGGLNERDTPNSYNDLDFSFRIQNVNLNCAFVSTSVLFAEETLNIKDVIPRDRSYIYMIKHWNTKLKKDNFFSKSMLKYITESDLVFNQLYLPEKMPQGEKGNILLVSHELSRTGSPQVVFEAAKVLKNTGYFPVVASPEDGPLSKDIFEEGIPVIIDRDLAKYRAYRPNEVPKTISPGIDNMLSAFDLVLAASIVSHNLINCYNGSDIRILWWIHDGSTGLDLLKRYLPQKLNSNISVYCGGKYAQEVLARCRQGYNSEVLLYGVKDRATLEEEKELSEKILFLFPATFETRKNQKLLLEAVGMLPQAFAEKAEFLLLGKVNEEFYYQELQSKAKELPNVKISGPVPYSQLMNIYRETSCVVVPSIDDPLPVVLTEAMMMSKIVLCSDMTGTARYIEDGVNGFVFSCKSALELKQKIEFIISNFNALDKLRAAGRGTYEKYFSQEKFSVDLISVMEKNINRFAEENK comes from the coding sequence ATGAATAAGATTGGTCGGTTTTACCGTCTTTTATTAAAGATATTTAAAGTTCTTTTTAATAAAAATAGGACCAAGGCTGCTTTGAGGAAAGCCTCTGCAGTCCTTAAGCGATTTGGATGGGTAGGTTTGGTGAAAGCGATAAAAAATAAAGCATCTAACCGCCAGCTTTTAGAGGGACTTGTTGACTTCGGGGAAGAAGCGATGGAAGAACTCCCTTATACTGGGTCTGAATTTGTTGCTGGTGATAACACTGGGCGGAAAATTTTCAGGCAGCAACAAGAGGAGTATCCCCAAGGAATTATTGCACAAATGGCTGCTGCGCTACAGAAAAAAATCCGTTTTAGCATTGTTATACTTTTGGAACGTGCTGATGTAAGCTTACTAAGAAAGACATTAAAATCTATTCAAGCACAGGTTTATGGAGAATGGGAAATATGGGTTGTTGATACGGGCTCTAAAGACAGAAGGAGCCTGAACTTTTTAATTGGAGAAGCGCAAAGAGACAATCGCATAAATATCATAGAGCAAGATGGCCGGCAAACTGATAAAGTAGACGCCTACAATAAAGTTTTGAACAATGCATCAGGAGAGTTTGTATTTTTTATGCATTCGGGTGACCAGCTAACTTTCGATGCTCTTTATTGGGCAGCTTGTAATATAAACGAAAACGAGGGAACCAAGCTCCTCTTCTCTGATGAATGCTATATAAATGAGAGTTCTGATATTTTTAGGTTCTTTTTCAAACCGGCATGGTCTCCTATGTTAATGATTACTTCAGCCTATCCCGGGAACTTCTCTGTATTTGAAAAGAAAACTTTACAGGAATGCGGCGGTTTTAATACAGATTCATATCACAGCTCAATATTTGAAACAACTTTGCGTCTCTCTAAGTATAAAGGAGATATTCAGCATGTGGAGCGAATCTTATATTTAACATACGCCATGGAGAAGACAATGGAGGCGCGTTCCCGAGAACTGGCTAGCCAGGCAAATGCATTGTCAAAACACATGAGTGAAATGCACTATCCGGCAATTGTATATGAACGTGACGGACATAATTTTATTTCCATGAGCCGTAGCGAAGCTCCTCTTGTCAGTATAATTATATCCACAGATCATAAGGCTACTATTATGAATCGTTTGCTCCAGTTACTTAGAGATACTGCATATCCCAATATAGAAATAATTATTGTAACTAATTCGGGATTAACAGAACAAATTGGACAGCTGTTAACTGGTCTGGGTGAGAGATTAGTTCTTTGCCCTTATGATGGGACTTATAATGTTTCAAGGAAATACAACCTTGGTGCACAAAGAGCCAGTGGAGAGTACCTTGTTTTTCTTCGGGATAATATGTACGTTGCGCAGAGGGATTGGTTAAATCACCTTTTAAATACGTTGGATTATCCGGGTGTCGGAGCTGTTTCGCCGACTGTTATTAACCCGGAGGGAAGAATAGTTTATGCTGGGGGAACGATTGGACAACAAAGCGGTGAACTGTTTTGGAGCGGTTTTGCAGGACAATCATTTTATACTAAAGATGAGCGTGAATTAACAATCCATATGGGAAGGGAAGTCCATGCCCTTAGCAGCTTCTGCTTCTCAGTCCGCAAGGATGTTTTTTTTCAGGTTGGCGGGCTAAACGAAAGAGACACTCCGAATAGTTATAATGATTTGGATTTCAGTTTTCGAATACAGAATGTGAATCTGAATTGTGCTTTTGTATCGACAAGCGTCCTTTTTGCTGAAGAAACATTAAATATTAAAGACGTTATTCCGAGGGATAGATCTTATATATATATGATTAAACACTGGAATACAAAATTAAAAAAAGATAACTTTTTCTCCAAGAGTATGCTGAAATATATTACAGAGAGTGATCTGGTTTTTAATCAATTGTACCTTCCTGAAAAAATGCCCCAAGGAGAAAAAGGGAATATTCTGCTTGTGAGTCATGAACTGTCTCGGACAGGCTCCCCACAGGTTGTATTTGAAGCGGCCAAGGTTCTGAAAAACACGGGATATTTTCCTGTTGTGGCCTCACCTGAAGATGGCCCACTTTCAAAAGATATATTTGAGGAAGGGATTCCTGTCATTATTGACAGAGATCTTGCGAAATATAGGGCTTATCGTCCGAACGAGGTGCCCAAAACTATAAGTCCTGGAATAGATAACATGTTAAGTGCATTTGATCTTGTGCTTGCCGCCTCTATTGTTAGTCATAACCTTATCAATTGTTACAATGGTTCGGATATTCGTATTCTTTGGTGGATTCATGACGGTTCGACGGGATTAGATTTACTCAAACGTTATTTGCCTCAAAAATTAAATAGTAATATTTCAGTTTATTGTGGTGGCAAATACGCACAGGAAGTGTTGGCGAGGTGTCGGCAGGGGTATAATTCCGAAGTGCTTCTGTATGGCGTGAAAGATAGGGCTACTTTAGAGGAGGAAAAGGAATTATCTGAGAAAATTTTATTCCTTTTCCCCGCGACTTTTGAAACAAGGAAAAATCAAAAGTTATTATTGGAAGCGGTAGGTATGTTGCCTCAAGCGTTTGCTGAAAAAGCAGAGTTCTTGCTGCTTGGAAAGGTTAATGAGGAGTTCTACTACCAAGAGCTGCAAAGCAAAGCTAAGGAGTTACCGAACGTTAAGATTTCCGGTCCTGTTCCGTATAGTCAGTTGATGAATATTTATCGTGAAACTTCATGTGTGGTTGTTCCATCCATCGATGATCCTCTGCCTGTTGTTTTGACAGAAGCTATGATGATGTCGAAAATTGTTCTTTGCTCTGACATGACAGGGACAGCCCGGTATATCGAAGATGGTGTGAACGGATTTGTATTTAGTTGCAAGAGTGCATTGGAGTTAAAACAGAAAATTGAGTTTATCATCAGCAATTTTAATGCTTTGGATAAATTGCGCGCGGCAGGCAGGGGAACATATGAGAAATATTTTTCTCAGGAGAAATTTTCTGTGGACTTAATCTCAGTGATGGAAAAAAACATAAATCGATTTGCGGAGGAAAACAAGTGA
- a CDS encoding glycosyltransferase, producing the protein MAGPSIRYYNFYLELSKQHEVRILLSELNGFTEKLPCELLTRKSLNYQLQWCDIVITQGLTLFYYPKLKKVNKILVIDLYDPFILENLEIRPNNFLGSSLYNVDLRILKEQIMQGDYFICSNERQMDFWVGILAISGAVDVENYAQRKRIADTIGLVPFGIPNENPEATTPHILRENTPGFHNDDFIVIWSGGTWGWLDLDTVIDAFALLKEANPRVKLYIMGGQQNDKLKEKCEKKGVLNKNVFLGNWVPYNERQNYLLDSDIGLVTHFDSLETRYSHRTRVLDYIWCELPVVSTKGDYLTDELIVNMKCGVSIEYTNSDQLAAVILKLANDDATISKFSSNMASIKNDLRWQVVMKDLMEYCSSPYKVKKHKENFLLRTCDTVIYKAKKTIYHLKNKIKR; encoded by the coding sequence ATGGCTGGTCCAAGTATCAGATACTACAATTTCTATCTTGAGCTAAGCAAACAACACGAAGTGAGGATTTTACTAAGCGAACTGAATGGATTTACGGAAAAGTTGCCATGCGAGCTTCTCACCAGGAAGAGTTTGAATTATCAGTTGCAATGGTGTGATATTGTCATCACTCAGGGGTTGACGTTATTTTATTATCCTAAACTAAAAAAAGTTAATAAAATACTAGTCATAGATTTATATGATCCCTTTATATTAGAGAACCTGGAGATCAGACCAAATAACTTTTTGGGAAGCTCCTTATATAATGTGGATTTAAGAATTTTGAAGGAGCAGATCATGCAAGGAGATTACTTCATCTGCTCGAATGAAAGACAGATGGACTTCTGGGTGGGTATTTTGGCGATCTCCGGTGCTGTAGATGTCGAAAATTATGCACAAAGAAAAAGAATAGCAGATACTATCGGATTGGTTCCATTTGGAATACCGAATGAAAATCCAGAAGCAACTACCCCACACATTTTAAGAGAAAATACACCGGGATTCCACAATGATGATTTTATTGTTATATGGAGTGGAGGCACTTGGGGATGGCTTGATTTAGATACTGTAATTGATGCTTTTGCTTTGCTTAAGGAAGCTAATCCGAGAGTTAAGCTGTACATAATGGGGGGGCAACAAAACGATAAACTTAAAGAGAAATGTGAAAAAAAAGGTGTTCTGAATAAAAATGTATTTCTCGGGAATTGGGTTCCATATAATGAACGACAAAATTATTTGCTGGATAGTGATATCGGTTTAGTTACTCATTTTGATTCATTAGAGACAAGATATTCTCATAGAACTAGAGTTTTAGATTATATTTGGTGTGAACTTCCAGTTGTCTCTACTAAAGGTGATTATTTAACTGATGAGCTTATAGTTAACATGAAATGTGGAGTTTCCATAGAATATACGAATTCCGACCAGTTAGCTGCAGTGATTTTAAAATTAGCCAATGATGATGCTACTATCTCGAAATTCAGTTCAAATATGGCTTCTATAAAAAATGATTTACGGTGGCAGGTTGTAATGAAAGATCTGATGGAATATTGCAGTAGTCCGTATAAGGTTAAAAAACACAAGGAAAACTTCTTGCTACGTACTTGTGATACTGTTATTTACAAAGCGAAAAAAACGATCTATCACTTGAAAAATAAAATAAAGAGATGA